The Rhopalosiphum maidis isolate BTI-1 chromosome 4, ASM367621v3, whole genome shotgun sequence region cgtTCGCACATTTTTCGTTTGACCATCTCAAAATGGTCAACCCAATCGAAATACCATTAAAGGACTCAGACGAGGTATGTAATGTTGTTACTTTACCTTCGATGCTAAATTTATCACTATAGAATACAAAccttaaatttcttttaaagttTATGGATTTTGGGTTTATAGACTATGGTTCTGtgctatacaatttataaatgttgccgatattttcaatatacatgtgtatatattttaatgtacctttttattatataatggataattaaataaatatgtttagaatttgaaaataaatattaattcacttGGTGGTATGTTATTATGAACGGTATTTTCATGTATAAGTATTGTTGGATAATTGTACAGTTGGATgttattttgaactttttgtaattttaaatgaaaaaatgataataattgtaagatATGATCACAGTTaggataatattcatttttaaaaataaattattacctgAGATTTTAAGAGTACTCaccataaatcattatattcaatcagtatagtataatattatattgttcaataaacattgcataaatattatgtatatgtttatgaaaAGCAGTTGatatcatgaaaaatataaaattaaactaattaaagttattgcaatattagtttattctaTCAACATTActgttacttttataattaaaaaaacctaCATACAACTTTCAtgttattggtattattttttattttttagtattaataatgtttttaaagataaatgtatgttttccaaaaataatacaatttattaatggtGTATTATCTAtcttgttttgtttaaattttttgattttaataaataattataaaaaaaaatgtttatttgctGTTCACAtcctatatattctatattacctgtattatagaatattaatatctaacaaaaaatatttatattttttttataggttattGAAATACAACTAGACAAACTGCCAGAGTATGATGAAGTACTTGGCATTTTAAAGTCTGAACATTCAAATTTGCATATATGGGTCAATTTAGCTGTATgtcttgtttattaaataaaccgacttgaatagaaatatagaataatttttttttataataaattttagttgGAGTATTACAAAAGAGGAAATTCAGCTGCTTTAGTTAGGTTGTTGGAATCATCACGCAGTAATGCAAGTTTAGAATATAAAGATAGTGATAAGGATCAAATGAGAGCTCTAGATATGTTAGCAGCATATTACGTGCAAACTGCTAATCGAGAAAAAAGTAAAGATAAACGCCGTGAACTTTTTACCAAGGCCACACAACTTTATACAACAgcagataaaattattatgtatgatacggtaagaatattgttacaatttgaatattatatctatatgttttcaaaatttaattgaatttttttaaaacttatagaatCATTTGTTGGGTCGCGCTTTCTTCTGCTTATTAGAAGGTGATAAAATCGAGCAAGCAGATGCACAGTTCAATTTTGTACTGAATCAATcatctaataatataccagCTCAATTAGGCAAAGCATGTATTGCTTTTAACAGGAAGGACTACAGAGGAGCTCTagcctattataaaaaagcatTGCGCTCTAACCCTCAGTGTCCCGCTGATGTCCGTCTAGGCATGGCACATTGTTTTTTGAAACTAGGAAATATAGAAAAAGCTAGATTAGCATTTGAACGTGCTTTGCAGTTAGACTCCAAGTGTGTTGGTGCATTAGTAGGTCTAGCTATCATGAAGTTGAATGGTGAAAATCCTGGTGACATCAAATTAGGTGTAAATATGTTGTCAAAAGCATATACGATTGATACCACCAATCCAAtggtattaaatcatttatcaaatcattttttctttaagaaAGATTATACCAAATCTGAATTACTTGCTAGACATGCTCTACAAAACACAGAGAATGAAGCTATGAGAGCAGAAAGTTGTTATCAAATGGCTAGAGCATTTCATGTACAGGtaatacggtttttttttcttatattattttacataattttaatatgatacaatttttagaataattatgaCCAagcatttcaatattattatcaagcaACTCAGTTTGCACCGGTTACATTTGTTCTCCCACATTATGGCCTTGgtcaaatgtatatttacgGAGGCGATatggaaaatgtaatatttattcatacatttttttcattatattaatttatttaaatgtattattttggaatttttttaggCAGCTCAGTGTTTTGAAAAAGTACTTAAAGCTCATCCAGGAAATTATGAAGCAATGAAAATCCTTGGTTCATTGTACGCCGATTCAAAAAATCAACAGAAGCGTGACATTGCAAaaagtcatttaaaaaaagtatgacgtttaaaaattaaaaattaaaagtaaaaactttaatttatattttatgatgtagGTTACAGAACATTTCCCAGATGATGTAGAAGCTTGGGTAGAATTAGCTCAAATATTAGAGCAATCAGATTTACAAGCATCATTAGCTGCATATGGTAAAGCCATGGTTTTAATGCGCAACAGTGCAAATAGTTACATTCCACctgaaatacttaataatgtagctgcattaaattataggtataaattatatcaaagtcttataaattataaaaataaagattgatttaattatttctattataattacaggCTTAAAAATATGGACGAAGCTCGTTCTAAACTTGAAGAATCTTTGAGTTTGTCCAAGAAAATGGTTGAAGCTGATCCACAGCATTATAATTCTATTGCTGTTACAACTACGTACAATTTGGCAAGAATTTTTGAAGCGCAATGCCAGTTTCAAAAGGCTGAAACTTTTTACAAAGATATTCTCAAGGAGCATcctaattatattgattgtatttaaactatttaattaaattttatattctaattggtatagttatataattttaaattgcaggTTATTTGCGTTTGGGATGTATGGCTAGAGATCGTAACCAAATTTATGAAGCTTCTGATTGGTTTAAAGAAGCATTGCGTATTGACAATGAACATCCTGATGCTTGGTCACTACTTGGAAACTTGCATTTAGCCAAAATGGAATGGGGTCCTGggcaaaaaaaatttgaacgtGTGCTGAAGGTGAGTCAAAGTAAagcttgtatataattaaaatataataactgttattgttttaagaaTCCATCAacattaaatgattcataCTCATTAATTGCTCTGGGGAATGTTTGGTTACAAACTCTACATCAACCAACTAGAAATAAGGATCAGGAAAAAAGACACCAAGATTTGGCATTACAGTTTTTTAcaaaagtattgaaaaatgACCCAAGGAACATTTGGGCTGCTAATGGAATTGGTtagtgattttaaatatataattaggttAGTTACCAGAATCTTGTTgagttttgtttaaattgtagTGAAATGAggcatagatatattatttaatttcatacacaatgaagttattttaaaaataattagaatttcattttatatatgtactataatagtatagttaaGTGcagtttttatcttaaaattattttgctaggaagtaatattacatttaatttatattttaatacatttatgtatataaattaaacttactaatttataacaatttactcaaaataaatatgtttattaggtTGTGTTATGGCACataaacattgtataaatGAGGCAAGAGATATATTTGCTCAAGTAAGAGAAGCTACTGCTGATTTTTGTGACGTCTGGTTGAATATTgcacatatatacattgaaCAAAAACAGTATATTAGTGCTATTCAAATGGTATGTTGGAATTTTCCAGAATAaaagtgttattaaatataactatatgtttatataatatgttatagtatgaaaattgtatgaagaaatttttcaaacatgATAGTGTTGAAGTACTTCAATATCTTGGACGCGCATACTTCAAAGCAGGAAAGTTAAAAGAAGCAAAAACAGTGTTTTTGAAAGtgggtaaaaataattatttgttttataaactaatgtattcatgtacaatttttatttgatgctAGGCTCGAAGGGTTGCTCCTCAAGatacagttataatttataatattgctttTGTTCTACAAAAACTAGCAGCTCAAATACTGAAAGATGAAAAATCAAACTTGAAAGATGTACTCAAAGCTGTACATGAACTTGGATTATCACATAAGTATAATTACtggtttgttaaatattatcattaagtactaaaatatgtattgttcTTCAGATATTTCCAATATTTATCTGTTCATGGTGACCGTATGAGGTATGATGTTAGTTTGGCTGATATTGAAGCTAAACAGTGTCAAGATTTACTGTCTCAAGCACAATACCATGTGGCACGAGCACGTAAGATGGATAATGATGAGCGTGAAATGCGCCGTAAGCAGGAAGAGGAACGAGAATTATTCCGTATTAAACAGATTGAAGAGCAGACTAAAGCATTGCAAAAACAAGAAGAACAAAGAAAAGAAATGCTGTTGAAACGTCAAGAATATAGAGAAAAAACAAAGAATGCACTAGTATTTGACCCCGTTTTAGAAAAACCTAAGAGTAAAGGGAAACGCCGTGAAAACTACGGTTCAGATTCTGGTGGAAGTATTGCATCTGAACCAGGTGGAAATAGAAGTCCTAGACCTTCAAAATCTAACAAATCAAGGAAAAGGTAACATATTTTACgcattgatttttattgcattaatcaattatgcgtgattataaatattcattatttattataatcatcagTTTTTCTTCAATTCAACCATTAAGTTATGAGTTTAAATGCATACatcacaattaaataatactcatattagaaaatatatgttaagtaattaaattaaattatattattgttttattgcagTGGTGGTACTGGTGGTGACAAAGAAAAGAAGAAAAGAGGTGGATCTAAACGGAGAAGAGATAGTGTTGGTTCAGGAGGGTCTGGTGGAAGTGATAGAATTGCAACAAAGAAAGGGCGTTcagtaagtttttaatttaaatgtgtacataaacaaaacagtctaataaaaaattttgtgtTTAGTCTGCAAGTAATAAGAAAGGACCTGTGTTATCATCTAAACAGAAACTTAGAGTTGTATCTAAAGCAACTATATCTACTAGTGAGGATGATAGTAGTGACGGTGAAGTAAAAAAACGAATTTCTGGACAGTTAGTATAAtactttactattattataaatccaagttataacttatttgttaagcataatatttaaaaatattttttcagtagTTCAAAGAATACTAGAAGATCACGTTCAAGGTTAGtactattgattttttgtatatctTTTGTATATATCACAGACtatgttattatgatttttgacaTTACCACAgcaattaatcataatataatttacagctCAGAGTCTCGTTCACGTTCCGGTAGCCATAAATCTAGAAGCCCATCCAGATCTCGGTCTGGTTCACGTAGATCTAGATCAAAATCTAAAAGTGTTTCACGCAGTCGTTCAAGATCTAGGTCACGTTCAGGTAGTAGATCTCGATCTGGTAGCCGTTCACATTCTGGCAGTCGATCTCGTTCAGGAAGTCGTTCCCCTTCACGTAGTCATTCAAGATCTAATAGCCGATCTAGGTCTCGCTCTGCATCTGGTTCCAAATCACGCTCACAATCTCGTAGTAAATCTAAGTCAGTATCAAGATCACCAGCGCGATCAAAATCTGGTAGTCGTTCTGCTTCTAATTCACCAGCCCATTCAAGAAGTAGATCTGCATCTAATTCACACTCCAAATCTGGCAGCAGATCTCCTTCTAGATctaggtaaatataaatatttatagtttactaCTGTactaatacaaacattttaagatGAATCATGTtttaacattacatttatatattttaattatttttttaaattgttatttattttatggaaaatattaaatatcatttaaatcagtgaaaccattataaattataatttttgttaacattaatttcaatatttaacatttattttttattttttgacccATGAATTCAAcccttattatatagttagttTCACTATAGCAGTGTTTcttaaactttttgaaatcACGGAacatcaaacaataaaaaatttttatgcgGAACCTCTATCAAAATTATCTTCAAAAAAGGAGTATACTATTAAACATGACAATAAACGgcaacaatgataatatatctaatatactaaatacagcgaaatgtaataaaattatttatttaggagGTCTCATAACattcaaaagtaatataatattttacttttattataattataatattgacctttcttatattgtattagtacgaaataatattgactatatactattattaacgtATATTTCATACtgtaattaactaaattacttTCTGTTGCCATTTATTAGAttacttaaatgtatgtaaaatgtaatatttcacATTTGGGCCTTGTgcccattatataataataaataaatataaaattaaaatttattaatattttataaataaataatagatttttcaaaataatttttttgaatattttgaaaaaaaccttTAGTTTTGCGGAACACTAGGGTTCCGAAGAGCACAGTTTAAGAAACACTGTacttatagtatgtataatttattaaaatttaaaaggctgtatttcttttttctgaatgttaaaatacataacaaatttaaatagattactaattattcactatttaAATTCTGGATTAGTTAACTTTACAATAGTatgttgatttaatataaaattatacatatttggtaattacaaattttgatatattttttttttttttataggagcAGATCAGGTTCTAGATCCGGCTCAGCTTCACCAGCTAcataattaaactttataaatgaaaaatttaatattatgactaatttttaaaacctaaaaagtgttatattattttaaatttttgttgacatatataattttattcaaaacaaactacaattaaaatgtaatttaatcccaaaataattcatatttttaaaccggaagttttaaaattattgcatagccaaaaaaataatatctatgtatatattttcaattgtgtaaacatcttaaataaaaatataaataacagtatgaaaattaaactagAAATCaagtttatgtaatttttaataatattattgagtaatattttttttctgtattagttttactttaatttgtgTGACATAACTACTCAAGTTCTCTGTACATTAATAAGtaaggatatttttttaattttaaaatagggttattttaatcattcattttaccactaataacaattttctgttacattcaatataatattaactcctTAATGTTGTCTATTTGACAATTATTAAGTGGATAATAACAGACTGAATAGggaaataattgttgttaatgtaataaataattatacttcatatttttattgatttatttaatgcatttGTTTTGGTATTATTTATGCTCTAGTCAATTATCTTCAATGCTTTGTAGCTCAGCTTTCTCCaccaatttattgtattaatattcatatcatTCTAATATCTTAGCTCAGTGATTATCAATTGGTGTGCCACCGAACACTAGTGTACTGGGACCGTGAACTGGCCTTAGatgttatgtaaaattattgaaaatataaataatttatacatatcatagtatatattgtGTCCCGGGATTTTCGTAAAATGCTTAAGCGTGCTATGAACAAAAAAAGGTTGAAAACTAAGGCCTCGAACACAATTCACATCATCTATTGATcagcgaaaaataaatttaaatataaatttcacattacacaataatttattttcgataGTTTTGAAGTAGAATggtgtattgtattaaaaattaaataatttcattagatATAATTGTGGTacgataataacatattataatattcaagatGGGCAGATTCAGAGTTGAGCatcattcaaataaatttttatttagatgattatatagataatattttatttgaatgattatttcacaattatttgaataattttcaaacatagttattcgatttattttggtaattaaatatttacgtattaaaaaacaatagttagcattgtattttaaattcacgtttataaattttttatttgaaataattagaaaaatattataaatgaaaagaaTATAGAACTATTTAAAGAAGATACTATATAGTAAAGAAttcgaatatattaattattaattgaattttgtattagcataatgtttgaaaattatttaattagatacataaaaatttttataaaaccatgtaaaatattagctACAGAAACAAGATTCATAGTTTTAcatggaaataaaattaaaattatcatttataggtatgtaaatattgcagtaaactataaatacatttataaggaatattataaattagcgttgactataaatttataacatttcattttatttatttagtatacctACTCGTATCTTTGTAGTTACTAGTTAGTGTTACTCAAGCCAGATGCTCAGTACTTAGGTGAATTGCAGAAAACAGGGTGCGAacagtattgaaaaatatttaaagtgtaCCTACTCTGTTTTCTGGGACACACCGACACGCGGTGTATAGTATAGCTCAAAAATTCAAAGGAGTGGAGTTTACTGCAAGAAACCCATTAACATTTGgagtaaattgaaaataaaattaatacatgaccaacgatatataaaaaaaatcatagttgtaattgtattaattgttaGAATTTCaacgaaatataaataaaatgttaaccataatattatgtataacaattggtaattacatatttataatagctggtaatataaaaacaaatttttaacaacacGCTATTTTTGAAcgagcaataataaatataaatattatatatatatattgataggtaagtattaatgtattacaaaaattcaatttcaatataatacgattttcactatttaggtacataatataaccgtATAAATAGCTACTGCgcgttataaataacaataaaataaaaaaataaaaatcacgcTGCAACGCGATTACACTTTCATTATGCCAACGGGCTCCATCGCGTAGATCTCATAAATATCGAACTGTACGAATCGGTAAAAATGTCGATTAcagtatctaaaaattataataaaactagattctaatatttaatatgtttgtagtaagtattgtatgtattacgAATCGATACACtcgcatattttatataagttataggtAATACGGTATGAATCGgaaattatatgtacctatacatagcCATATTGGCGCAACTAGCAAATAGGTAGGTGGCTTATGTTAAGGTCCGTCAGATATTCGTATGAGGGTGTTTAGCGTGTACTACTGTGTagttactgtataatataggctATAGTGAAACTTCCACTAATATTTcacgaacaaaaataatatatgtataatatacacccaaaaatagaaaaaaaagttttggttaaatgcaattaattttttttttatttgaggatGCGCGAATCAAAAAGTTTAGGAACCGCTAGCCTAGGGACTAGGGCAGGGGTCGGGAACCTTTTCGTAGGAAAcagccatttttttttaaaaaattacaaaactatGATATCTAGGGAGCCGCACAGGTTTGaccaatctttttttttaattgtggtgtttaaattattactttattagtacatatattagaataaagaTAGTACTATTATTTCATCGAGAAAATGGTaagcaataaaaacataaaaatacgtcttgaatttagaaaatatagaaaaactttatttatcactataataacacaggtataatataatttatattttacggaTCTCGATTG contains the following coding sequences:
- the LOC113548362 gene encoding RNA polymerase-associated protein CTR9 homolog isoform X1, which encodes MVNPIEIPLKDSDEVIEIQLDKLPEYDEVLGILKSEHSNLHIWVNLALEYYKRGNSAALVRLLESSRSNASLEYKDSDKDQMRALDMLAAYYVQTANREKSKDKRRELFTKATQLYTTADKIIMYDTNHLLGRAFFCLLEGDKIEQADAQFNFVLNQSSNNIPAQLGKACIAFNRKDYRGALAYYKKALRSNPQCPADVRLGMAHCFLKLGNIEKARLAFERALQLDSKCVGALVGLAIMKLNGENPGDIKLGVNMLSKAYTIDTTNPMVLNHLSNHFFFKKDYTKSELLARHALQNTENEAMRAESCYQMARAFHVQNNYDQAFQYYYQATQFAPVTFVLPHYGLGQMYIYGGDMENAAQCFEKVLKAHPGNYEAMKILGSLYADSKNQQKRDIAKSHLKKVTEHFPDDVEAWVELAQILEQSDLQASLAAYGKAMVLMRNSANSYIPPEILNNVAALNYRLKNMDEARSKLEESLSLSKKMVEADPQHYNSIAVTTTYNLARIFEAQCQFQKAETFYKDILKEHPNYIDCYLRLGCMARDRNQIYEASDWFKEALRIDNEHPDAWSLLGNLHLAKMEWGPGQKKFERVLKNPSTLNDSYSLIALGNVWLQTLHQPTRNKDQEKRHQDLALQFFTKVLKNDPRNIWAANGIGCVMAHKHCINEARDIFAQVREATADFCDVWLNIAHIYIEQKQYISAIQMYENCMKKFFKHDSVEVLQYLGRAYFKAGKLKEAKTVFLKARRVAPQDTVIIYNIAFVLQKLAAQILKDEKSNLKDVLKAVHELGLSHKYFQYLSVHGDRMRYDVSLADIEAKQCQDLLSQAQYHVARARKMDNDEREMRRKQEEERELFRIKQIEEQTKALQKQEEQRKEMLLKRQEYREKTKNALVFDPVLEKPKSKGKRRENYGSDSGGSIASEPGGNRSPRPSKSNKSRKSGGTGGDKEKKKRGGSKRRRDSVGSGGSGGSDRIATKKGRSSASNKKGPVLSSKQKLRVVSKATISTSEDDSSDGEVKKRISGHSSKNTRRSRSSSESRSRSGSHKSRSPSRSRSGSRRSRSKSKSVSRSRSRSRSRSGSRSRSGSRSHSGSRSRSGSRSPSRSHSRSNSRSRSRSASGSKSRSQSRSKSKSVSRSPARSKSGSRSASNSPAHSRSRSASNSHSKSGSRSPSRSRSRSGSRSGSASPAT
- the LOC113548362 gene encoding RNA polymerase-associated protein CTR9 homolog isoform X2; amino-acid sequence: MVNPIEIPLKDSDEVIEIQLDKLPEYDEVLGILKSEHSNLHIWVNLALEYYKRGNSAALVRLLESSRSNASLEYKDSDKDQMRALDMLAAYYVQTANREKSKDKRRELFTKATQLYTTADKIIMYDTNHLLGRAFFCLLEGDKIEQADAQFNFVLNQSSNNIPAQLGKACIAFNRKDYRGALAYYKKALRSNPQCPADVRLGMAHCFLKLGNIEKARLAFERALQLDSKCVGALVGLAIMKLNGENPGDIKLGVNMLSKAYTIDTTNPMVLNHLSNHFFFKKDYTKSELLARHALQNTENEAMRAESCYQMARAFHVQNNYDQAFQYYYQATQFAPVTFVLPHYGLGQMYIYGGDMENAAQCFEKVLKAHPGNYEAMKILGSLYADSKNQQKRDIAKSHLKKVTEHFPDDVEAWVELAQILEQSDLQASLAAYGKAMVLMRNSANSYIPPEILNNVAALNYRLKNMDEARSKLEESLSLSKKMVEADPQHYNSIAVTTTYNLARIFEAQCQFQKAETFYKDILKEHPNYIDCYLRLGCMARDRNQIYEASDWFKEALRIDNEHPDAWSLLGNLHLAKMEWGPGQKKFERVLKNPSTLNDSYSLIALGNVWLQTLHQPTRNKDQEKRHQDLALQFFTKVLKNDPRNIWAANGIGCVMAHKHCINEARDIFAQVREATADFCDVWLNIAHIYIEQKQYISAIQMYENCMKKFFKHDSVEVLQYLGRAYFKAGKLKEAKTVFLKARRVAPQDTVIIYNIAFVLQKLAAQILKDEKSNLKDVLKAVHELGLSHKYFQYLSVHGDRMRYDVSLADIEAKQCQDLLSQAQYHVARARKMDNDEREMRRKQEEERELFRIKQIEEQTKALQKQEEQRKEMLLKRQEYREKTKNALVFDPVLEKPKSKGKRRENYGSDSGGSIASEPGGNRSPRPSKSNKSRKSGGTGGDKEKKKRGGSKRRRDSVGSGGSGGSDRIATKKGRSSASNKKGPVLSSKQKLRVVSKATISTSEDDSSDGEVKKRISGHSKNTRRSRSSSESRSRSGSHKSRSPSRSRSGSRRSRSKSKSVSRSRSRSRSRSGSRSRSGSRSHSGSRSRSGSRSPSRSHSRSNSRSRSRSASGSKSRSQSRSKSKSVSRSPARSKSGSRSASNSPAHSRSRSASNSHSKSGSRSPSRSRSRSGSRSGSASPAT